In one Pseudodesulfovibrio sp. JC047 genomic region, the following are encoded:
- a CDS encoding SLC13 family permease → MENFTDLPAYLWHRLPLILLFVCGYLVYQLMAAARITDSFVSWALNKSRGRASLLILYIIAASAALSSFIPNTITVLTLIPVLKKLDTDFAEQGATGMTTILMCSAIYGSAIGGMGSMIGSPANAVLFAALDVFEVPGREQITFFNWFLWSVPLVICFVGLAWGVAAGLGLPASARGVTAKVERLPNGHEAGLRQRYGVRLFWLYILYWVMEAVLRQQVVGFAAISPVFCLGFAVVFLYLLFVRDAPSSPVGRGPLLTAGDLVRSVPRRGLLFIVALGVLFAGVHWLELDERAVIAAGKMLQGDMTPVLLFFLTIISVIFLTEVLSNTAVVAAFFTIAFYAAQGHSMDPLYLMIGVGIASTCAFMTPIATTSNALAYGEMKGASLPIMLGLGCVLNVLGAILMTSWLSWVLPYIY, encoded by the coding sequence GTGGAAAATTTTACCGACTTACCTGCCTATCTTTGGCATCGCTTGCCCTTGATCCTGCTTTTTGTGTGTGGCTATTTGGTCTATCAATTGATGGCCGCAGCCAGGATCACCGATAGTTTTGTCTCCTGGGCTTTGAACAAGAGCCGAGGGCGAGCATCCTTGTTGATTTTATATATCATTGCAGCATCGGCTGCCTTGTCTTCATTTATTCCCAATACCATTACCGTATTGACCCTGATTCCAGTGCTCAAGAAATTGGATACGGATTTTGCCGAACAGGGTGCCACGGGAATGACGACGATTCTCATGTGTTCGGCCATTTATGGGTCGGCCATTGGCGGCATGGGGTCCATGATAGGCTCTCCGGCCAATGCTGTTCTGTTTGCGGCGTTGGATGTGTTTGAAGTCCCCGGTCGTGAGCAGATTACTTTTTTCAATTGGTTTCTTTGGTCAGTCCCCCTGGTCATCTGCTTTGTGGGATTGGCGTGGGGTGTGGCCGCCGGATTGGGATTGCCTGCTTCAGCCCGTGGCGTGACGGCCAAAGTGGAGCGGCTTCCGAATGGGCATGAAGCCGGATTGCGGCAACGGTATGGCGTGCGGTTGTTTTGGCTTTATATATTGTATTGGGTGATGGAGGCTGTCCTTCGACAACAGGTGGTCGGGTTTGCCGCGATTTCTCCCGTGTTTTGTCTCGGGTTCGCCGTGGTATTTCTGTATCTGCTTTTTGTGCGGGATGCGCCATCATCCCCAGTGGGCCGAGGACCATTGTTGACCGCTGGAGACCTTGTGCGCTCAGTACCCCGGCGAGGGCTGCTTTTCATTGTGGCGCTTGGCGTCCTTTTTGCGGGAGTGCATTGGCTTGAATTGGATGAGCGGGCCGTGATCGCTGCCGGAAAAATGCTTCAAGGCGACATGACACCGGTTTTGCTGTTCTTTCTCACTATTATATCGGTCATTTTCTTGACCGAAGTCTTGTCCAATACCGCCGTGGTGGCCGCTTTTTTTACTATCGCCTTTTACGCGGCGCAGGGTCACAGCATGGACCCGCTCTATTTGATGATAGGGGTCGGGATCGCGTCCACCTGTGCGTTCATGACACCTATTGCCACGACATCGAATGCGTTGGCGTATGGCGAGATGAAAGGCGCATCGTTGCCGATCATGCTGGGCTTGGGGTGCGTGCTCAACGTCCTTGGAGCGATCCTCATGACCAGCTGGTTGAGCTGGGTCCTGCCATATATCTATTAG
- a CDS encoding EAL domain-containing protein, giving the protein MVEENCSRVDEKKVRAILESRQINTYFQPVVAIASKSIIGFEAFSRVTGEFARCPDIRMLFHKDLSPELIVNVDRLCRDKALARYRSIHETHPDLLLYLNVNVDIMPHVDPDSAYLFEQIEQLGIAPQSVVVEGVSFAPDVERMAAFCAHFREHGLKVGLDGCAVDEPFNSAISRLKPDFIKINRSFFGDTERAEYSAKTLEGLISAADHVGASVIGCGVETEAESIRLLMAGVNLQQGYYYTRGEERHVGDPAWMFREKIVETYDKYLKVKNRQVRRKKERFVQIFKDVSSVCSKLSNRSEEWFEDGCKKLARTGEGIISLFVLDTTGRQITRRISSSLRQSASHPDVILKTDIGVSHSVEDYVLYLDIGYEKFVTPPFVSPFTGEKACLVSTPFFNIQGDRYIVCVEMALAG; this is encoded by the coding sequence GTGGTGGAAGAAAATTGTTCTCGGGTCGATGAGAAAAAGGTTCGAGCGATCCTTGAGTCTCGACAGATCAATACGTATTTTCAGCCGGTGGTGGCTATTGCTTCAAAATCCATTATTGGTTTTGAAGCATTTTCTCGTGTGACGGGAGAGTTTGCTCGGTGTCCCGATATTCGAATGCTTTTTCACAAGGATCTCAGCCCGGAATTGATTGTGAACGTTGATCGGCTTTGCCGGGACAAGGCGTTGGCCAGGTACAGGTCCATTCATGAGACCCACCCGGACCTGTTGTTGTATCTGAACGTGAACGTGGACATCATGCCGCACGTTGATCCGGATTCAGCGTATTTGTTCGAGCAGATCGAACAATTGGGCATCGCTCCTCAAAGCGTTGTCGTTGAAGGGGTGAGCTTTGCCCCTGACGTTGAACGGATGGCCGCCTTTTGTGCGCATTTTCGGGAGCATGGTTTGAAGGTCGGTCTGGATGGTTGTGCCGTCGACGAGCCGTTCAACAGTGCCATTTCCCGATTGAAGCCGGATTTTATCAAGATAAATCGGTCCTTTTTTGGCGATACGGAACGTGCAGAGTATTCGGCGAAGACGCTTGAAGGTCTGATTTCGGCGGCGGACCATGTTGGTGCGTCCGTGATTGGGTGTGGAGTCGAGACCGAAGCGGAGTCGATTCGCCTGCTGATGGCTGGGGTCAATTTGCAGCAGGGGTATTACTATACTCGTGGCGAGGAGCGTCATGTTGGTGATCCTGCCTGGATGTTTCGTGAGAAAATTGTCGAGACCTATGATAAATATCTGAAAGTGAAGAACAGACAGGTTCGACGGAAGAAAGAGCGGTTTGTCCAGATTTTCAAGGACGTGTCCAGTGTGTGCTCCAAATTGTCGAATCGGTCGGAAGAGTGGTTTGAGGATGGCTGTAAGAAGCTTGCCCGAACCGGTGAAGGGATTATTTCCCTTTTTGTCCTTGATACGACCGGGCGACAGATTACCCGACGAATTTCATCGTCTCTGCGGCAATCCGCTTCCCATCCCGATGTGATTTTAAAGACGGATATAGGGGTGAGTCATTCTGTGGAAGACTATGTCCTCTATCTTGATATCGGGTATGAGAAATTCGTGACCCCGCCGTTTGTTTCGCCATTTACCGGGGAAAAGGCCTGCCTTGTGAGTACCCCGTTTTTCAATATCCAGGGGGATCGGTATATCGTGTGTGTGGAAATGGCTCTCGCTGGTTAG
- the dnaE gene encoding DNA polymerase III subunit alpha, which yields MAEFVHLHVHTEYSLLDGAIRINDLLSRSKDLGMPAVAITDHGSMFGAATFYTSAMEMGIKPIIGCEVYVAAGDIDDEGAHKRKEKGGGYHLVLLAKNRKGYQNLTKLVSTGYLEGFYYKPRVCKNLLKKYSEGLIAMSACLAGEVPRKLMNEGLDEGVKMAETYASIFPGNFYLELQDNGIGKQTRLNELLIKCSEKTGLPLVATNDCHYLTAEDYEAHDTLLCIQTQTTVDAEKRFRMDTQELYFKTPEEMEKAFSHVPEAILNTQRIAEQCNLEIEMGNYYFPKYELSEGVSDMDEEFTRLCKAGLKRRLETIPYEVDEKKYWDRLDYELGVIIEMGFPAYFLIVQDFINWAKDNRIPVGPGRGSAAGSIVAWSLKITNLDPLPYDLLFERFLNVERVSMPDIDVDFCERRRLEVVKYCAQKYGSDHVAQITTFGTMKTKAVIKDVGRALGMTFGETDRIAKLVPDDPAIMAKLLGVEKAKINVPNAVKGVVELDDMVATDPKIAKLIDISTRLEGLCRHASTHAAGVVISDKPMVEYLPLYKGKKGEIVTQFDMKKVEKVGLIKFDFLGLRTMTVIEDCLDIIREQGKEAPNLDTLSLDDPDTFDIFAKGDTDGVFQVESSGMRKYLRMLRPDCFEDIVAMLALYRPGPLGMIGSQGVSMVDEFIMRKHGDIEVTYPHPSLEDTLKPTYGVMVYQEQVMATAMTVANYSLGEGDLLRRAMGKKIAEEMAKQRSRFLEGSRENKIPDKIANEIFDTMEKFAAYGFNKSHSAAYALISYHTAYLKAHFPVEFMAALMSTEMNNTEKIIMYINACRDMEITVKQPNINAGHARFSVLNGDILYAMAAIKNVGEEAVNEIVIERNENGPFKDIFDFCERVNLRRVTKRVLESLIKAGALDCFKCSRAGLLHDLEKAVALGQKKAKEKDSGMLNMLDMLGGGGPDAPSLSPTCSDMEEFDDKEKLSQEKDVLGFFLTGHPLLSYRQDLARLRTNTLQECKNIPNGSEVRVAVIIPDYKQFITKRGDPMAFCVAEDLTTSGEITMLPKVYADAREMIDADRPLMVQGKIDIREEPGQEEAPKAAKILADKVMFLADAVQGSDKPVPLWVGEKNAVDAHLGALKTILQKYPGNTHVTLGVITRESVITLKLGHGWKIFPSREFWKDVEKWQNGDALRHQAAMN from the coding sequence GTGGCCGAATTCGTTCATCTTCACGTCCATACTGAATACAGTCTTCTGGACGGTGCAATCCGCATCAACGACCTGCTTTCACGGTCCAAGGACCTCGGTATGCCAGCCGTGGCCATCACGGACCACGGGTCCATGTTTGGTGCCGCAACCTTTTACACGTCTGCCATGGAAATGGGCATCAAGCCCATCATCGGCTGTGAAGTCTATGTGGCCGCTGGCGATATCGACGACGAAGGTGCCCACAAACGCAAGGAAAAAGGCGGCGGCTATCATCTGGTCCTGCTCGCCAAGAACCGCAAGGGATACCAAAACCTGACCAAGCTGGTCAGTACCGGCTATCTTGAAGGATTCTATTATAAGCCGCGTGTCTGCAAGAATCTGCTCAAAAAGTATTCAGAAGGACTCATTGCAATGTCCGCCTGTCTGGCCGGAGAAGTTCCCCGCAAACTCATGAACGAGGGGCTGGATGAAGGCGTGAAGATGGCCGAGACCTACGCCTCGATTTTCCCCGGCAACTTCTATCTCGAATTGCAGGATAACGGCATTGGCAAACAGACCAGGCTCAATGAGCTGCTCATCAAATGCAGCGAAAAAACCGGCCTGCCCTTAGTCGCCACAAATGACTGTCACTACCTGACTGCCGAAGACTACGAAGCACACGACACCCTGCTCTGCATCCAGACACAAACCACGGTGGACGCGGAAAAACGGTTCAGGATGGACACGCAGGAACTGTATTTCAAGACGCCTGAAGAAATGGAAAAGGCGTTCTCCCATGTGCCCGAAGCCATTCTCAACACCCAGCGCATCGCCGAGCAATGCAACCTCGAAATCGAAATGGGGAACTACTATTTCCCAAAATACGAACTGTCCGAAGGCGTATCGGACATGGACGAAGAATTCACCCGACTTTGCAAGGCTGGACTCAAACGGCGGCTGGAGACCATTCCATATGAAGTGGATGAAAAAAAGTATTGGGACCGGCTCGACTACGAACTTGGGGTCATCATCGAAATGGGTTTCCCGGCCTACTTCCTCATCGTGCAGGACTTCATCAACTGGGCCAAGGACAACCGAATTCCAGTGGGACCGGGCCGTGGGTCGGCTGCTGGTTCCATCGTGGCGTGGTCTCTCAAGATCACCAACCTTGATCCGCTCCCCTATGATCTGTTGTTCGAACGATTCCTGAACGTGGAACGTGTCTCCATGCCTGATATCGACGTTGACTTCTGTGAACGCCGCCGTCTGGAAGTCGTCAAATATTGTGCCCAGAAATATGGCTCTGACCACGTTGCACAGATCACCACCTTCGGGACCATGAAAACCAAGGCGGTCATCAAGGACGTTGGTCGCGCACTGGGCATGACCTTTGGCGAAACAGACCGCATCGCCAAACTCGTCCCGGATGATCCTGCCATCATGGCCAAACTGCTTGGCGTGGAAAAAGCCAAGATCAACGTTCCCAACGCGGTCAAGGGCGTGGTCGAACTCGACGACATGGTCGCCACAGACCCGAAAATCGCCAAGCTCATCGATATTTCCACCCGGCTTGAAGGACTGTGCCGACACGCATCCACCCATGCGGCGGGTGTGGTCATCTCGGACAAACCCATGGTTGAATACCTTCCCCTGTACAAAGGGAAGAAGGGTGAAATCGTGACCCAGTTCGACATGAAAAAAGTCGAAAAAGTCGGCCTTATCAAGTTCGACTTTCTGGGACTCCGCACCATGACCGTCATCGAGGACTGTCTGGACATCATTCGAGAACAAGGCAAAGAAGCACCAAATCTCGACACCCTTTCTCTGGATGACCCGGATACCTTCGACATCTTTGCCAAGGGCGATACCGACGGTGTCTTTCAGGTTGAATCCTCGGGGATGCGCAAATATCTCAGGATGCTGCGGCCCGACTGCTTTGAAGATATCGTGGCCATGCTCGCCCTGTACCGTCCCGGCCCGCTGGGCATGATCGGTTCACAGGGTGTCAGCATGGTTGATGAATTCATCATGCGCAAACACGGTGACATCGAAGTCACCTACCCGCACCCGTCCCTCGAAGACACGCTCAAGCCCACATATGGGGTCATGGTGTATCAGGAACAGGTCATGGCCACCGCCATGACGGTCGCCAACTACTCACTGGGTGAAGGTGACCTTCTTCGTCGCGCCATGGGTAAAAAGATCGCCGAAGAAATGGCCAAGCAACGGTCCCGTTTCCTCGAAGGCTCCAGGGAAAACAAGATTCCCGACAAGATCGCCAACGAGATCTTTGACACCATGGAAAAATTCGCGGCCTACGGTTTCAACAAATCGCACTCAGCCGCCTACGCGCTTATTTCCTACCACACCGCGTATCTCAAGGCCCATTTTCCGGTAGAATTCATGGCCGCGCTCATGTCCACGGAAATGAACAACACCGAAAAGATCATCATGTACATCAACGCCTGTCGCGACATGGAGATCACGGTCAAACAGCCCAACATCAATGCCGGACACGCCCGATTCTCAGTGCTGAACGGCGACATTCTCTATGCCATGGCTGCCATCAAGAACGTGGGCGAGGAAGCGGTCAATGAGATTGTCATCGAACGCAATGAGAACGGACCGTTCAAGGACATTTTCGACTTCTGCGAACGAGTCAATCTACGCCGCGTGACCAAACGGGTCCTGGAATCCCTTATCAAGGCTGGTGCTCTGGATTGTTTCAAATGCTCCCGGGCCGGTCTGTTGCACGATCTGGAAAAAGCCGTTGCCCTTGGTCAAAAAAAAGCCAAGGAAAAGGATTCCGGAATGCTCAACATGTTGGATATGCTCGGTGGCGGGGGACCGGACGCGCCGTCTCTTTCTCCCACCTGTTCAGACATGGAAGAATTCGACGACAAGGAAAAACTCTCGCAGGAAAAGGACGTGCTCGGATTCTTTCTCACCGGGCATCCCCTGCTTTCCTACCGTCAGGACTTGGCACGGCTCCGCACCAACACGCTCCAGGAATGCAAGAACATTCCCAACGGGTCGGAAGTCCGCGTGGCCGTCATCATCCCGGATTACAAGCAATTCATCACCAAACGGGGCGACCCCATGGCCTTTTGCGTGGCCGAAGACCTGACCACGTCCGGTGAAATCACCATGCTTCCAAAAGTCTACGCCGACGCCCGAGAAATGATCGATGCAGACCGGCCACTCATGGTTCAAGGCAAGATCGACATTCGCGAAGAGCCTGGACAGGAAGAAGCCCCCAAAGCGGCCAAGATTCTGGCGGACAAGGTCATGTTCCTTGCAGACGCAGTGCAGGGATCGGACAAACCCGTTCCGCTCTGGGTCGGTGAAAAGAATGCGGTGGACGCGCACCTCGGTGCTCTCAAAACCATCTTGCAAAAATACCCTGGCAACACACACGTCACCCTCGGTGTCATCACAAGAGAGAGTGTCATCACCCTCAAACTCGGCCATGGATGGAAGATCTTCCCGAGTCGCGAATTCTGGAAAGACGTGGAAAAATGGCAAAATGGCGATGCCCTGCGGCATCAGGCTGCCATGAACTAA
- a CDS encoding nucleotide pyrophosphohydrolase encodes MDSLKELDARHWKFVEERHWQQHQSPKNLAMALTAEVGELVEHFQWLTVEESRNVSGKRKDAVAEEMADVLIYLTRMASELDIDLVAAAHEKCERNEQKYPVEEFQDGNRRPHEYKDRNTY; translated from the coding sequence ATGGATTCATTAAAAGAACTCGACGCACGCCACTGGAAATTCGTGGAAGAACGTCATTGGCAACAGCATCAATCCCCGAAGAATCTCGCCATGGCCCTCACCGCTGAAGTTGGTGAATTGGTAGAACATTTCCAATGGCTGACCGTCGAAGAAAGCCGAAATGTCAGTGGCAAGCGAAAGGATGCTGTGGCCGAAGAAATGGCGGACGTGCTCATCTACCTGACCCGCATGGCCTCGGAGCTGGACATCGATCTGGTTGCGGCTGCGCATGAAAAATGCGAAAGAAACGAGCAAAAGTACCCGGTGGAAGAATTCCAAGACGGCAACCGTCGTCCGCACGAGTACAAAGACCGCAACACGTATTAA
- the queD gene encoding 6-carboxytetrahydropterin synthase QueD — MPGKWKLTITHDFSASHQLRNYGGKCENMHGHNFGVEVVVEGDTLDEKIQYLVDFKEIKRHTKAVLEQLDHHHLNEIPPFTEINPSSENLAMFIYKALNGTLPDVVRLVEVSVSEKDSSKATYWEE, encoded by the coding sequence ATGCCCGGCAAATGGAAACTGACCATCACCCACGATTTTTCGGCCTCGCACCAACTGCGCAACTATGGCGGCAAGTGTGAGAACATGCACGGCCACAACTTTGGCGTGGAGGTTGTTGTCGAGGGCGACACATTGGATGAAAAGATTCAGTACCTCGTGGATTTCAAGGAGATAAAACGGCACACCAAGGCCGTGCTTGAACAGCTCGACCACCACCATCTCAACGAGATTCCACCCTTTACCGAAATCAACCCTTCATCCGAAAACCTCGCCATGTTCATCTATAAGGCACTGAACGGCACCCTGCCAGACGTGGTACGATTGGTTGAAGTCTCGGTTTCGGAAAAAGATTCCTCAAAAGCCACATACTGGGAAGAATAG
- the dtd gene encoding D-aminoacyl-tRNA deacylase, with product MRLVIQRVSDASVSVNGTTLGTIETGLLVLAGFGSDDTANLPNTPIWKKMLDKTLNLRIFPDAEGKMNRSLTDIQGDILLISQFTLYADCKKGRRPSFTTACHPAIAEPLFDRLMDDTQAQTPGHFATGQFGAEMNLNFTNWGPVTILLDSETL from the coding sequence ATGCGCCTGGTCATACAACGAGTCTCAGACGCCAGCGTCTCGGTCAACGGCACCACTCTCGGGACAATAGAAACAGGACTGCTCGTGCTCGCGGGCTTCGGCTCTGACGATACCGCGAACCTGCCGAACACGCCGATTTGGAAAAAGATGCTCGACAAAACGCTGAACCTGCGAATCTTTCCTGACGCGGAAGGGAAAATGAACCGATCCCTCACGGACATTCAGGGCGACATCCTGCTCATTTCCCAATTCACGTTGTATGCCGATTGCAAAAAAGGCCGCCGCCCATCCTTTACCACGGCCTGCCATCCGGCCATCGCGGAACCGCTCTTTGATCGACTGATGGACGATACCCAGGCCCAAACGCCCGGGCACTTCGCCACCGGTCAATTCGGGGCGGAAATGAATCTGAATTTCACGAACTGGGGCCCGGTCACCATCTTGCTTGATTCGGAGACGTTGTAA
- a CDS encoding sensor domain-containing diguanylate cyclase — protein sequence MSIKSKLIVTLSVILVSAFLTTSFINYAITRRAIRSELIQSSLPLTRKNIYSEIQGFMMRPLLVSSSMANDTFLRNWITGGEKDLDAITKYLQKIKKKYGFFTTFFVSKTTDLYYTQNGILKEIGPRNPHDIWYYAFQRSGKEFDLDVDNNEAENNTLTIFINFRVDDAKGRFLGVAGVGVNIENAAKMLREFKRKYNRKIFLVDEDGLVQLHHDKHLIEKHSIAKAGGISELAPQILHEKDDILSLEYNWNDTHYLLSTQYIPELQWHLIVEQSEDEALASARENLVRTIIIGLCASTLIIVLCIFTVNHYQKRLERLAQTDPLTGVANRRALESYFQQAAYKAKRYAAPFSTIILDLNKFKEVNDQYGHLKGDEVLKYVATTLSNTLRPTDILARWGGDEFIIFLDGTLDDAHVLAQRTLLAVTESSDECPISFSYGLAQYRDGDDLESITKRADTELYQAKDRSRSKTV from the coding sequence ATGAGCATCAAATCGAAATTGATAGTGACTCTCTCCGTCATCCTTGTCTCGGCATTCCTCACGACAAGCTTCATTAACTACGCCATCACGCGCAGAGCAATCCGTTCCGAACTCATTCAATCTTCCCTGCCTCTGACTCGAAAAAATATCTATTCGGAAATCCAGGGCTTCATGATGCGTCCATTGCTGGTTTCGTCTTCAATGGCCAATGATACCTTCCTGAGAAACTGGATCACTGGGGGCGAAAAAGACCTCGATGCCATCACGAAATATCTCCAGAAAATCAAAAAGAAATACGGTTTCTTCACGACATTTTTTGTCTCGAAAACCACGGATCTCTATTATACCCAGAATGGAATTCTCAAGGAAATCGGGCCTCGAAACCCGCACGACATCTGGTATTATGCCTTCCAGCGTTCCGGCAAGGAATTTGATCTGGATGTGGACAACAACGAAGCCGAAAACAACACACTGACCATTTTCATCAATTTCAGGGTGGACGATGCCAAAGGGCGTTTTCTCGGCGTGGCTGGCGTGGGAGTCAACATTGAAAATGCCGCAAAAATGCTGCGGGAATTCAAACGAAAATATAATCGAAAAATCTTTCTTGTCGATGAAGATGGTTTGGTCCAACTCCACCATGACAAACACCTCATCGAAAAACACTCCATTGCCAAAGCCGGTGGAATTTCCGAACTTGCGCCACAAATCCTTCACGAAAAAGACGACATTCTCAGCCTCGAATACAACTGGAACGACACCCATTATCTCCTCTCAACCCAGTATATTCCGGAACTGCAATGGCACCTCATTGTCGAACAAAGCGAGGATGAGGCATTGGCTTCCGCACGCGAAAATCTCGTGCGGACCATCATCATTGGACTCTGTGCCTCCACCCTGATTATCGTTCTCTGCATCTTCACGGTGAATCACTATCAGAAACGACTGGAACGACTGGCCCAGACGGACCCATTGACCGGCGTTGCCAACCGGCGCGCCCTGGAATCCTATTTCCAACAAGCAGCGTACAAGGCCAAACGATATGCGGCCCCATTCTCCACCATTATTCTTGATCTTAACAAATTCAAGGAAGTCAACGATCAATACGGGCATCTCAAAGGGGATGAAGTCCTCAAATATGTGGCCACGACCCTGAGCAATACCCTGCGGCCCACAGATATTCTTGCCCGTTGGGGCGGCGATGAATTCATCATCTTCCTGGATGGAACTCTCGATGATGCACACGTTCTGGCACAACGAACGTTACTGGCCGTCACCGAGTCCTCAGACGAATGCCCCATCTCATTCAGTTATGGGCTGGCGCAATACCGGGATGGCGATGACCTTGAATCCATCACCAAACGCGCAGACACTGAGTTGTATCAGGCCAAAGATCGCAGCCGGTCCAAAACGGTGTAG
- a CDS encoding glycosyltransferase gives MQTDHPTRPSFRQTHPRILLLTSQYFLIGELKAACERLGVDHFFLDFGTKEMDLDTFVTQMVSTLNTFKPDFVLTVNHLGVDREGVLTTLLKTYDIPLASWFVDNPHLILDTYHHIFEGRTALFTWDFDTVDSLKAMGFDAVFHLPLGADPTRLVPHRTQPVDQWRAPISFVGNSMLTKTIKRIQACNPSPRLLEAGMVMAKAFGESGEPQAERFMRHDFPELLSEFDALGTPERKQAFLTFITWQATLLYRLDCILRILDFDPLIVGDPGWNELLKGRAGWRYHAELSYYDDLPDFYPLSTINFNCTSQQMKGAVNQRVFDVPTCGAFLLTDHRRQIETLFEPDTEIAVYRDPDEIPGLVDLYLNAPDKRARIIKAARKRILAEHTYDHRMMSLMETMRQTFE, from the coding sequence ATGCAGACCGATCACCCCACTCGCCCCAGTTTCAGGCAGACACACCCGCGCATTCTCCTGCTCACCAGTCAATATTTCCTCATCGGCGAACTCAAGGCCGCCTGTGAACGCCTTGGTGTAGATCATTTCTTTCTGGATTTTGGGACCAAGGAAATGGACCTCGACACCTTTGTCACACAAATGGTGTCTACCCTGAATACCTTCAAACCCGACTTCGTCTTGACCGTCAACCATCTCGGCGTGGACCGGGAAGGGGTGCTCACCACCCTGCTCAAGACCTATGACATCCCGCTGGCGTCATGGTTTGTGGACAATCCGCATCTCATTCTCGACACCTATCATCACATTTTCGAAGGTCGCACCGCCCTGTTCACCTGGGATTTTGATACCGTGGACTCACTCAAGGCCATGGGGTTCGACGCGGTCTTTCACCTGCCTTTGGGAGCTGATCCCACACGACTGGTCCCGCATCGCACTCAGCCGGTAGACCAATGGCGCGCCCCGATTTCCTTTGTGGGCAACTCCATGTTGACAAAGACCATCAAACGGATTCAGGCCTGCAATCCCTCGCCCCGCCTGTTGGAAGCAGGGATGGTCATGGCCAAGGCATTTGGCGAATCCGGCGAACCACAGGCCGAACGATTCATGCGCCACGATTTCCCGGAACTGCTTTCGGAATTCGACGCACTCGGCACCCCCGAACGCAAACAGGCCTTTCTGACTTTCATAACCTGGCAGGCGACCCTGCTGTACCGGCTGGACTGTATCCTGCGGATTCTGGATTTCGATCCACTCATTGTCGGCGATCCCGGTTGGAACGAGCTGCTCAAGGGCCGGGCTGGCTGGCGGTATCACGCAGAATTATCCTATTATGACGATCTGCCCGATTTCTATCCGCTCTCAACCATCAATTTCAACTGCACGAGCCAGCAAATGAAAGGAGCGGTCAATCAACGGGTGTTCGATGTGCCCACCTGCGGCGCGTTCCTGCTCACCGATCATCGCCGCCAAATCGAAACCCTATTCGAACCGGACACGGAAATCGCCGTCTATCGAGACCCGGATGAAATTCCCGGGCTGGTCGATTTGTATCTCAACGCCCCGGACAAACGGGCACGCATCATCAAGGCCGCCCGCAAACGCATTCTGGCAGAGCACACCTATGACCACCGCATGATGTCACTCATGGAAACCATGCGCCAAACCTTCGAATAA